The stretch of DNA GTCGACCGAGACGAACGGATCGGTCGGGAAGATGTTGCGCTCGACGTACTCCGGCAGGAACTTGCCGGCGTCGTCACGCGACAGGCCGAGCGTCATCTGCGTCAGGTCGTTCGTGCCGAACGAGAAGAACTCGGCCTCGGTCGCGATGTCGCGAGCCGTGATCGCGGCGCGCGGCACCTCGATCATGGTGCCGACGGTGTACGCCACCTTGACCTTGTACTCGTTCATCACCGCACGGGCGACGTCGTCGGTGAGCTCGCGCAGGATCTTGAGCTCGGCGACGGTGCCGACGAGCGGGATCATGATCTCCGGGATCACCTTGACCTTCTCGCGCGTCAGCTCGCAGGCGGCCTCGATGATCGCGCGCACCTGGATCTCGTAGATCTCCGGGAAGGTGATGCCGAGCCGGCAGCCGCGGTGGCCGAGCATCGGGTTGAGCTCGTGCAGGCTCGTCACCTTGTTGCGCAGCTTCTCGACCGAGACGCCGATCTTGGTCGACAGATCTTTGATCTCCGCGTCGGTGTGCGGCAGGAACTCGTGCAGCGGCGGGTCGAGCAGACGCACCGTCACCGGCAGGCCCGCCATGGCGCGGAAGATGCCCTTGAAGTCCTCCTTCTGCATCGGAAGGATCTTCGCGAGCGCGCGCCGGCGTCCCTCGGTGTCGTCGGCGAGGATCATCTCGCGGACCGCGTCGATGCGGTCGCCCTCGAAGAACATGTGCTCGGTGCGGCAGAGCCCGATGCCCTCGGCGCCGAACTGGCGCGCGACGGTCGCGTCGTGCGGCGTGTCGGCATTGGCGCGAACTTTGAGCTTGCGGACCTTGTCGGCCCAGCTCATGAGCTTCTGGAAGTCGCCCGACACCTTGGGCTCGATCGTCGGGACGAGGCCGAGGTAGACCGCGCCGGTCGCGCCGTCGATCGTGATGTCGTCGCCGGCGCGCACGACCTTGTCGCCGACCGTCATCTTGCCGCCCGCGTAGTCGATCGCGAGCGCGTTACAGCCGACGACGCACGGCTTGCCCATGCCGCGGCCGACCACGGCGGCGTGCGAGGTCGCGCCACCGCGCGCGGTGAGGATGCCCTCCGCGGCGTGCATGCCGTGGATGTCCTCCGGCGAGGTCTCGATGCGCACCAGGATCGTCTTCTTGCCCTCGGCCGCGGCGGCCGCCGCCTCGTCGGCCGAGAACACCACCGCGCCCGCGGCCGCGCCCGGCGACGCCGGCAGACCCTTCGCGAGCAGCGTCTTCGGCGCCTTCGGATCGACCTGACGGTGCAGCAGCGTGTCGAGCGACGCCGGGTCGACGCGCGTCACCGCGGTCTCGCGATCGATCAAGCGCTCGTTGACCATGTCGACCGCGATCTTCACCGCCGCGGTCGCGGTGCGCTTCCCGTTGCGCGTCTGCAGCATGTAGAGCTTCTTGCGCTCGATCGTGAACTCGATGTCCTGCATGTCGCGGTAGTGCCGCTCGAGCTTCTCCGCGACCGCGCGCAGCTGCTTGTAGGCCTCCGGCATGACCTCCTCGAGCGAGGGCGCGACGCGCTTGCGCTCCTCCTCGCTCATGCCCTTGGACTCGGCGACCGCGCGCGAGGCCTCGATCGTCACCTTCTGCGGATCGCGGATGCCGGCGACGACGTCCTCACCCTGCGCGTTCACCAGAAACTCGCCGTAGAACTTCTTCTCGCCGGTGGCCGGGTCGCGCGTGAAGGCGACGCCGGTCGCGCAGTCGTCGCCGAGGTTGCCGAACACCATCGCCTGCACGTTGACGGCGGTGCCCCAGTCCGACGGGATGCCGTACAGCTTGCGGTAGGTGATCGCGCGCTGGTTCATCCACGAGCCGAACACCGCGCCGATCGCGCCCCAGAGCTGATCCCACGGATCCTCGGGGAACGGCTTGCCGGTGCGGCGCAGGATCAGGTCCTTGAACTCGGTGACGAGCTCCTTGAGGTCCTCGGTGGTCAGCTCGAGGTCGCCGGTGACGCCGCGCGCACGCTTCTTCTCCTCGAGCACCACCTCGAACGGATCGTGCTCCTTGTCGGACTCGGGCTTCAGGCCGAGCACGACGTCGCCGTACATCTGCACGAAGCGACGGTAGGAGTCGTAGGCGAAGCGCTCGTTGTTCGCCGCTGCGGCGAGCCCCGCGACCGTCTCGTCGTTGAGGCCGAGGTTCAGGATGGTGTCCATCATGCCCGGCATCGACGCGCGCGCTCCGGAGCGCACCGAGACCAGCAGCGGATTCTTCGGATCGCCGAACTTCTTGCCGACGATCTGCTCGACCTTCGCCATCGCCTTGCGGACGTCGTCACGGAGCGACGCCGGGTACTTGCGACCGTTGGCGTAGTAGTAGGTGCAGACCTCGGTCGTGATCGTGAAGCCCGGCGGCACCGGCAGGCCGATCGACGCCATCTCGGCGAGGTTCGCGCCCTTGCCGCCGAGCAGGTTCTTCATGTCGGCGCGGCCGTCGGCGCGACCGCCGCCGAACGAGTAGATCGTCTTGCTGAGTGCGGCAGCCTTGGCGGGCTTCTTCGCGGCGCGCGCCGTCGCCGCCCGCTTGGCCGGCTTCGCGCTCTTCGCGACCTTGGCACGGCTCCCGGCTGGCTTGGCGCCCCGCCCCCGGGGCGTCTTCTTGGCCGCCTTCTGCGCCCGTGCCCTCTTCGTCTCGACTTCCCGCTGCTTCACACGCGCCATGAGCTCTCCTCGGACCTAGAGGTATCCGCGCTTCGTACCACCGCGAATCCCGAGCCGCCATGGCGATTGCGCGGACGAGCGTGAAGACGCGCCGCGGCGCGACCCGGGCCGCTCGCGCTGGACCGCCGGCGCGCGCTGCGCCAATCTGCGGCGCCATGCGCCACCCCCGTTTCTTGCCGCTGCTTCTCCTCGGTGTCGTGCTCGCGCTGCCCGCCGGGGCGGCCGCCCAGACGACGTCGCGCGTGGTCGTCGACACGGGTCGCAGCCTCGGCCCGACGAACCCGAACGTGCTCGGCGTCGGCTGGAACTCGGGCGACCTGTCGCGGATCGCGCCGCTCCGCCCGCCGCTCGTGCGCATCGACTCGCGCCTCGAGTCGACGGTGCCCGCGCCCGGCGTGTTCGAGCTCGGCCGGGTGCTCGATCGCATCCAGCGCGTGCGCGAGGCCGGCGGCGAGCCGCTCGTCATCCTGTACGGTACGCCGCGCTGGCTCAGCGCGGAGCGCGCCGAGCGCTGCGCGCCCAACCCGATCTTCTTCCCCGACGGCTGCAATCCCGTGCTGGTCGCGCCGAGCGACCTCGAGGTGTGGGAGGAGGTGATCCGCCACGTCGTGCGCGAGCTCGCCACCGCACCGACCCCGGCCTACCGCTTCGAGTCGTGGAACGAGCCCGACATCCCGGTCTTCTGGCACGACACGATCGAGGCGTTCTTCGAGACCGCCGCCGCGACCCACCGCGCGGTGCGCGACGTGGCGGCGGAGACCGGGCTGCCGCTCGAGATCGGCGGACCCGGCTCGACGAACGCCGACTTCGTCGTCGAGTACGCCGAGCGGATCCTGCAGCGTGGCCTGCCGCTGCACTTCCTCTCCTGGCACTGGTACGCGAACAACCCGTACCTCGGCCCCGACGGCGCCGAGGGTCTGATCGACCCGGACCTCTACGAAGCGCTCGCCGGCATCAACCCCGATGCGACGCCGGCGGCGTACGGCGAGCAGACGCGACGCGTGCGCGCGGCGATCGCGCCGCTCCTCGCCGGCACCGGTCAGAACCCCGAGCTGCTGATCGACGAGTGGAACCTGTCCGCGGGCGGCCTCGACCGGCGGCACGACTCGAACGAGGGTGCGGCGTTCGTCGCCGGGACGCTGATCGAGATGGAGCGTGCCGGGCTCGACGGCGCCGCGTACTACCGCTCGATCGGCGACCGCGAGGTCGGCGACTGGAGCCTGGTCGCGCCCGACGGCACGAAGAAGCCGACCTGGTGGGTGTTCCACGCGTTCGCGCGCGCGTCGGGCATGCGGCTCGACGTCGCGGGCGACGATCCCGCGAGCGGTCTCTGGGCGCGCGCCAGCCGTCGCGGCCGGCGGGTCGACGTGCTCCTCGCCTCGTTCCGCGCGGTGGGCAACGAGGACCGGCGCGTGACGGTCGAGCTCGAGGGCGGCTGCGTCGCGGACAGCGCGATCGTCGGGCGGATCGACGCGGCGTCGCCCAACTGGAACCGGCGGCGCATCGTGCACGCCGTCGACGGAGCGTTCTCGGTCGAGCTGCCGGCGCAGTCGGTCGCATGGCTGCAGATCGCGTGCGCGCGCGGCGCGGCGGCGGCGCGGCGCTGCGTGCCGGATCGCTCCGTCGGGCTCGCCGGCGGAAAAGTCGTCGACGGCGTGCGTCCGCCGCGTGGCGCCGGCTGCCGCGAGCTGCGCGGCGCGGAACGCTGAGACGCGCAAGCTCGTGAAGCGCGCGGACTTCTCGAGGCGCGCGCGCCGGCCGCGCGCACGCCGGGTCTGGACGACGCCCGGACGCTCGGGATAGCGAAGCCGGATGCTCGCCTCTCGCCCTTCGCTCCTGTTCGCATGCTTGACGGCGCTGGCGCTCGCCGTCGGCGCACCCGGCTGCAGCGACGCGCCCGGCTCGGCTCCGTCCGGCGACCTGCTCTATCCGACGAGCGGCGATCCCGGCGCCGCGGAGTGGCAGCCGGTGCCGCCCGAGCGCGTCGCCGAGGACTGTCGCCTCGATCCGACGATCCTCGCCGAGGCCGATGCGCGGCTCGGCGTCCCCTGGGCGGTCGTGCGCTACGGTCGGCTGTGCCACGAGTTCTACCCCGAGGGCCCGCAGCAGGCCGAGGAGATCACCGAGATCTTCTCGACCACCAAGACGCTCGGCGCCGTCGTGACCGGGATCGTCGCCTGGCAGACGCGCGATCTGCCGCGCACGGGTCGCAAGACGGGTCCGCTCACCGCCGAGGACCGCGTCGACCACTGGCTCGACGAATTCGACTTCAACCCCGACGCGCGCATCGGGCACGTGCTCGGAATGGTCGCGCACAACGACGATCTGAGCTTCGGCGCGAAGCGGTTCCAGTACGACTGGGACGGCAGCGTGCAGATCAATCGTCTCAACGACGTGATCAACACGGTCGTCGCCCAGGATCCCGAGCGCTTCGGCGCCAACGTCGAGGAGGTCACGCAGCGCTTCCTGTTCGGTCCGCTCGGCATGCGTCACTCGCGCTGGTCGAACGGGGCGCCCAACAAGATCTTCGCGTACTCCTGGGCGTCGACGGTGCGCGACATGGCGCGCCTCGGCCTCCTGCTGGTGCACGGCGGCGTCTGGAGCGGCGAGCGCATCCTCGGCGAAGACTGGGTGTACGCCATGACGCACCCGTCGTTCGAGGACGCGAATCCCGGCTACGGATACTTGACGTGGCTCAACTCGCTGACGAACGGCGTCGAGCGCAACATCGAGTGCGCGCCGCTCGCGGTCAACGCGGTCTTCCCGCACGGCCTCTCGGAGGCGACGGACTGCGGCTACGAGGACCAGTCGCTGTGCGAGCAGAAGCACGACGTCGGCGTGTGGAACGCGGCCGGGCTGTTCGGGCACTACATCATCGGGCACCGCGGGCTCGACCTCGTGCTGGTCGCGAAGGACCTCGACCCGGTCGGCGGTCCGGACGATCTGTGGCGGATCTTCCGCCCGGCGCTGATCGCGCTCGATCCCCGGTTCGCGGGGGACGAGGAAGGGTTCTGCGCGGCGTACGCGGCAGCGGAGTACGCGCCGGATCTGCGGTGAGCGGCGCGTGACTGCGTCGAGCGGCGCTGCGGATCGGCGCCGCGCCGTTGCGGATCAGCGCCGCGTCGTCAACGCGCGCGGCGGCGAATCGGCCCCGTGACTTTTCTCCAAGACCGTTCGTCGGCGCGCGCGTAGACCTGCCGCCGAGCATCAGCCGGGCGTGCCGGCGTGACTTCCACGCCGGCGCGTCCGCAACGACGGAGGCAGGAGAATGCAGCCCATCGACCTCGCGACCACCTACGTGCACCTCGACGACGGCCCGACCGCGCGCGCGCTGCGCGTCGGTCCCGACTTCTGGCAGACGATCCACGAGCGCACCGAGCTGCACGCCGGACGCCTCGTCATGATCGCGCGCAACGACGCCGACTGGTCGACGTGGGAAGCGCACCCCGCAGGCGAGGAGATCGTCCACCTGCTGTCGGGCGAGCTCGATCTGATCCTCGAGGAGCCCGAAGGCCCGCGCACCGTGGCGCTACGACCCGGTCAGGCGGTGATCGTGCCGCGCGGCGTGTGGCACCGGGTGGTGGTTCGCACGCCGGGGGACACGCTGCACGTCACGTACGGCGCGGGGACGATGCACCGGCCGGTGTAGGGCGCGCGGCAAGCGTGCGGCGGCTCGTGCTGGCGAAGTCGACGGCCGACTTTGGGCTTGTCCGGATCGTGCCTGCCGCATGGGCGTGTCTCCTGCGCGCGAGACGCGGGCGTACCGCGAGGAGACACGCATGAAGAGAGCCTTTCTGGCGTCCTTGGCGATCGTCGCGTCGCATCGAGCACGGCGGCCGGTGCGACGCTTCAGACCTCGCCGGTGCAGCTCGGCGTCGGTGACGATGCGAAGCGCGTCGACTGCGTGGTGAGCAGCGCGGTCAACCGGCCGCTCGACGTGCTGGTCGAGGTGCTGCAGGAACCGACCGTCCACACGCCGACGACGCTCCAGCTCGTGCCGTTCGGATCCGGGTTCGTCCAGCACGAAGCGGGCCTTTCGATTTCAGTCGTCTGCCCCGACGTAGGACAGACAGGCTCCGGGTGCGTGCAGCCAGCAGTCGGGACCCGCGGGATGCTCGTCCCGCCGCAGGCTGCGCACCCGATCGTAGCCGCCGCGGAAGCACGCTTGCCGCAAGAGGCTGACCGCGTCGGGCGTGCGCGCGCCGGCGCAATGAAAGATCACGACCGACGACGAGAAGCGCGCGGAGAAGCGATCCGCGTGCCGCGCGACGAGCAGCATGTGGCCCGAGCCGAGCTCGAGCCAGGGCTCCGGCAGGTCGACGGTGAGCGGCACGAGGAGCCGCCCGCCGACGCGGAGCTGATCGAGCCAGGTCGGCAGCAGCTCGGCGGCGCCGGCGTTGACGAAGATCGCATCGAAGGGCTCGCCGACGAAGTCGTTGCCGTCGCCCTCGACGACGGTGACGTTCGGCCAGCGGCGGAGATTCTCACGCGCGCGCTTCGCGAGCTCGGGGTCGAGCTCGATCGCCACGACCGCGCCCTCGGCGACCGCCGACGCCGCGATCGCGGTGTAGTACCCGACGCCGCAGCCGACGTGCAGGAGCCGATCGCCCGGGGACAGCTCGAGGTCGTCGAGGCAGCGCAGCACGAACGCCGGCTCGCCGTTGTTGAGGTAGCGGCTCGCGTCCAGGGCGACGAGCACGTTGTCGTAGAGGTGCCGCGGATCGGCGTCGCGCGTGCGCGTGTAGCCGCGCTCGAATTCGTCGAGCCTCAGGATCTTCCAGGGCCCCGGACCGACGAAGTCTTCACGCGGAATGCTCGCCAGCGCGTCGACGAGAGCGGCGGACCGCAGCGCGGACGTGACTCGGATCTTCTCCGCGAACTCGCGGCGGATGCGCTCGAGACGGTCCATGCGTGGCTACCCGACGGCCGGCCGCTCACGTGCGCGCGACACCAGAGGCACCCCGACCACGACGGCCTTCGGAGTCCTGACTGAGCGGAGGCAGGGGAGAGGAGCTCGACGGCTTCACGCTGGACCAGAATTGCCCTTGAAAACTGCGCGACGACGTTGTCTGATGCGCGCACCGTTCGGCCGACCCTAGCGCCTCCGATCGCGCCGCGTCGATGATCGTTTCCGACAAAAGATTGATAGTTCCCGTCATCTTGCCGGACTCATGACGTTTCGGCCTGCCGCCCCGTACTGCTCCGCGCACGAGATCCTGCACTTCGCCCAGTTTGCAGGCGTCGAGAACATCGCCGAGGCGATCGGCGTCGAGCGAGCGATCCTCGAGGACCGAGAGGCGACGCTCCCGATCACCGTCCTCTACGACGCCCTCGAGCTCGCCGCCGAGCGCAGCGGCAAGGCGAACTTCGGGCTCGAGTTCGCGCTCTACTGGATGAAGGTCGCGCAGGACGGGCTCAGCTCGATGCACTTCCTGATCCGCTCGAGCCCGACGCTGCGCGTCGCGTGCGACCGGATCGCGCGCTACCAGCGCTTCTGGAACCCCGGCGAGTGGTACGAAGGGGTCACGGACGGCGACACGTACATCGCGCGCTACCGACCTTGGGGGCCACCGCGCCCGGCCCACGTCCACCAGACCGAGAAGACGGCCGCGCTGATGGCGCTCGTGCCGCGCGGGGTCGATCGCGACGCGATGCCCCTTTCGGTCAAGCTCCCGCACGCCCCGCACGGGGATCCGGAGCTCGTCCGGCGCGTCCTCGGCGTCGATCCGATCTACAACGCGCCGTGGACCGAGATCGTCCTGCCGGCAGCGGTCATGGACAAGCCGATGCCGCACGCGAACCCGGCGCTGTTCAGCTTCCTCGAGCGCTACATGGCCGAGCAGATGGCCCAGCTGCCGGCGGACGAGTCGTACGCCGCGCGCGCGACGGCGGCCGTCAAGCGCCTACTGCACGAGCCCGGCTTCGGCCAGGACCTGGTCGCCCGCGAGCTCGGCTGCGGCGCGCGGACGCTCGCCCGGCGCCTCGCGGACGAGGGCACGAGCCTGCGTCAGATCGTCGAGACGGTGCGCAAGGCGCGCGCGGAGGACTTGCTCGACGGTCGCCGCTCGGTGGGAGAGGTCGCGTTCCTGCTCGGCTACTCCGAGCCCGCAGCCTTCCTGCACGCGTTTCGGCGCTGGCATGGCGTGAGCCCGAGCGCGTGGCTCGAGGCGCGCACGCAGGCCGCGGCGCGAGCGGCGACCGCGGACGGCGTAGACGGGTCGGCGGCGTCGCGGGGCGGGCAGCGTCGGTCGGCGAGGAGCGCGGGCTGAGCTTCGAGCTCGAGGCTGCGTCTCGTAGGAACGCGCCGCCCTCGCGGTGCGCCGCGGCCGGCGACCTTGATAGCTCAGGCTGCCGTCGCCGGCCGCGGTGCTGCGCGCCGGGCAGCTGCTCGTGCTG from Candidatus Binatia bacterium encodes:
- a CDS encoding AraC family transcriptional regulator ligand-binding domain-containing protein, which gives rise to MTFRPAAPYCSAHEILHFAQFAGVENIAEAIGVERAILEDREATLPITVLYDALELAAERSGKANFGLEFALYWMKVAQDGLSSMHFLIRSSPTLRVACDRIARYQRFWNPGEWYEGVTDGDTYIARYRPWGPPRPAHVHQTEKTAALMALVPRGVDRDAMPLSVKLPHAPHGDPELVRRVLGVDPIYNAPWTEIVLPAAVMDKPMPHANPALFSFLERYMAEQMAQLPADESYAARATAAVKRLLHEPGFGQDLVARELGCGARTLARRLADEGTSLRQIVETVRKARAEDLLDGRRSVGEVAFLLGYSEPAAFLHAFRRWHGVSPSAWLEARTQAAARAATADGVDGSAASRGGQRRSARSAG
- a CDS encoding methyltransferase domain-containing protein, with amino-acid sequence MDRLERIRREFAEKIRVTSALRSAALVDALASIPREDFVGPGPWKILRLDEFERGYTRTRDADPRHLYDNVLVALDASRYLNNGEPAFVLRCLDDLELSPGDRLLHVGCGVGYYTAIAASAVAEGAVVAIELDPELAKRARENLRRWPNVTVVEGDGNDFVGEPFDAIFVNAGAAELLPTWLDQLRVGGRLLVPLTVDLPEPWLELGSGHMLLVARHADRFSARFSSSVVIFHCAGARTPDAVSLLRQACFRGGYDRVRSLRRDEHPAGPDCWLHAPGACLSYVGADD
- a CDS encoding cupin domain-containing protein, whose amino-acid sequence is MQPIDLATTYVHLDDGPTARALRVGPDFWQTIHERTELHAGRLVMIARNDADWSTWEAHPAGEEIVHLLSGELDLILEEPEGPRTVALRPGQAVIVPRGVWHRVVVRTPGDTLHVTYGAGTMHRPV
- the ppdK gene encoding pyruvate, phosphate dikinase; the protein is MARVKQREVETKRARAQKAAKKTPRGRGAKPAGSRAKVAKSAKPAKRAATARAAKKPAKAAALSKTIYSFGGGRADGRADMKNLLGGKGANLAEMASIGLPVPPGFTITTEVCTYYYANGRKYPASLRDDVRKAMAKVEQIVGKKFGDPKNPLLVSVRSGARASMPGMMDTILNLGLNDETVAGLAAAANNERFAYDSYRRFVQMYGDVVLGLKPESDKEHDPFEVVLEEKKRARGVTGDLELTTEDLKELVTEFKDLILRRTGKPFPEDPWDQLWGAIGAVFGSWMNQRAITYRKLYGIPSDWGTAVNVQAMVFGNLGDDCATGVAFTRDPATGEKKFYGEFLVNAQGEDVVAGIRDPQKVTIEASRAVAESKGMSEEERKRVAPSLEEVMPEAYKQLRAVAEKLERHYRDMQDIEFTIERKKLYMLQTRNGKRTATAAVKIAVDMVNERLIDRETAVTRVDPASLDTLLHRQVDPKAPKTLLAKGLPASPGAAAGAVVFSADEAAAAAAEGKKTILVRIETSPEDIHGMHAAEGILTARGGATSHAAVVGRGMGKPCVVGCNALAIDYAGGKMTVGDKVVRAGDDITIDGATGAVYLGLVPTIEPKVSGDFQKLMSWADKVRKLKVRANADTPHDATVARQFGAEGIGLCRTEHMFFEGDRIDAVREMILADDTEGRRRALAKILPMQKEDFKGIFRAMAGLPVTVRLLDPPLHEFLPHTDAEIKDLSTKIGVSVEKLRNKVTSLHELNPMLGHRGCRLGITFPEIYEIQVRAIIEAACELTREKVKVIPEIMIPLVGTVAELKILRELTDDVARAVMNEYKVKVAYTVGTMIEVPRAAITARDIATEAEFFSFGTNDLTQMTLGLSRDDAGKFLPEYVERNIFPTDPFVSVDQTGVGFLMEHAVKEGRATRPNLKCGICGEHGGDPASVIFCHQVGLDYVSCSPYRVPVARLAAAHAALAER